The following proteins are encoded in a genomic region of Sesamum indicum cultivar Zhongzhi No. 13 linkage group LG8, S_indicum_v1.0, whole genome shotgun sequence:
- the LOC105167724 gene encoding uncharacterized protein LOC105167724 encodes MALEWVVLGYAAGAEAIMLLLLTVPGLDPLRKGLITVTRSLLKPFLSVVPFCLFLLMDIYWKYENRPSCESDSCSPSEHLRHQKSIMKSQRNALLIASALVFYWLLYSVTGLVVKIDQLNKRIEKLKAQD; translated from the coding sequence ATGGCGTTGGAGTGGGTAGTTCTAGGCTACGCCGCAGGGGCAGAAGCAATCATGCTTCTCCTCCTCACCGTCCCGGGTCTTGACCCTCTCCGGAAGGGCCTAATCACCGTCACCCGGAGCCTTCTGAAACCGTTCTTGTCCGTTGTGCCCTTCTGCCTCTTCCTGTTAATGGATATCTACTGGAAGTACGAGAACCGACCCAGTTGTGAGTCCGACTCCTGCTCCCCCTCGGAGCACCTCCGCCACCAGAAGTCCATCATGAAGTCGCAGCGGAACGCGCTTTTGATCGCTTCGGCTCTCGTTTTCTACTGGCTTCTCTATTCTGTTACGGGGCTCGTTGTCAAGATCGATCAGTTGAACAAGCGGATCGAGAAATTGAAGGCCCAGGACTGA